From one Solanum lycopersicum chromosome 12, SLM_r2.1 genomic stretch:
- the LOC101253868 gene encoding glucose-1-phosphate adenylyltransferase small subunit, chloroplastic/amyloplastic-like, with the protein MAASMGTLKPFRQPIIENVDPAMSFQSLSFASSQLSGDKLMSPLSFCSRRFSSNKKAYHKRAAIMVSPKAVSDSSNSQTCLDPDASQSVLGIILGGGAGTRLYPLTKKRAKPAVPLGANYRLIDIPVSNCINSTISKIYVLTQFNSASLNRHLSRAYASNMGSHKNEGFVEVLAAQQSPENPDWFQGTADAVRQYLWLFEEHNVLEFLILAGDHLYRMDYEKFIQAHREAGADITVAALPMDEKRASSFGLMKIDEEGRIIEFAEKPDGEQLKEMKVDTTILGLDDERAKENPYIASMGIYVISKDVMINLLRQSFPAANDFGSEVIPGATSIGMRVQAYLFDGYWEDIGTIEAFYNANLGITKKPVPDFSFYDRSAPIYTQPRYLPPSKMLDADITDSVIGEGCVTKNCKIHHSVIGLRSCISEGTIIEDTLLMGADYYETNDDKLLLYAKGSVPIGIGKNCHIKKAIIDKNARIGDNVKIINIDNIQEAARESDGYFIKSGIVTVIRDAVIPNGTII; encoded by the exons ATGGCAGCGTCCATGGGAACTTTGAAACCTTTTCGCCAACCTATAATCGAGAATGTTGATCCTGCAATGTCCTTTCAAAGTCTCTCTTTTGCATCGTCACAATTATCCGGAGATAAATTGATGTCACCATTGTCATTTTGTTCTAGACGATTCAGTTCCAATAAGAAGGCTTATCATAAAAGGGCTGCTATTATGGTGTCCCCTAAAGCTGTTTCTGACTCGTCGAATTCACAGACATGTCTTGATCCAGATGCTAGCCAA AGTGTTTTGGGTATTATTCTTGGAGGTGGAGCTGGGACGCGTTTGTATCCACTAACCAAAAAGAGAGCAAAACCAGCTGTTCCGCTTGGAGCAAATTATCGTCTGATTGATATTCCTGTGAGCAATTGTATAAACAGTACCATATCCAAGATCTACGTTCTCACACAATTCAACTCTGCATCTCTAAATCGCCATCTTTCACGAGCTTACGCAAGTAACATGGGTAGTCACAAAAATGAAGGTTTTGTGGAAGTTCTCGCTGCTCAACAAAGTCCAGAGAACCCTGATTGGTTCCAG GGCACTGCTGATGCAGTCAGGCAATATTTATGGTTGTTTGAGGAGCATAATGTTTTGGAATTCCTAATACTAGCGGGAGATCATCTGTACAGAATGGATTATGAAAAGTTCATTCAAGCACATAGAGAAGCAGGTGCTGATATTACTGTTGCTGCACTTCCGATGGATGAAAAGCGTGCATCTTCATTTGGTCTAATGAAGATTGATGAAGAAGGACGCATCATTGAGTTTGCTGAAAAACCAGACGGAGAGCAATTGAAAGAAATGAAG GTGGATACTACTATTTTAGGCCTGGATGATGAACGAGCTAAAGAGAACCCTTATATTGCAAGTATGGGTATATATGTTATTAGCAAAGATGTGATGATAAACCTACTTCGGCAAAGCTTTCCTGCAGCTAATGACTTTGGTAGTGAAGTTATTCCTGGTGCAACTTCCATTGGAATGCGA GTGCAAGCTTATTTATTTGATGGCTACTGGGAGGATATTGGTACCATTGAAGCTTTCTACAATGCTAATTTGGGCATTACAAAAAAGCCAGTGCCAGATTTTAG TTTCTATGACCGTTCAGCTCCAATCTACACCCAACCTCGATATTTGCCTCCTTCAAAGATGCTTGATGCTGATATAACAGATAGCGTCATTGGTGAAGGTTGTGTCACCAAG AACTGTAAAATTCATCATTCTGTGATTGGACTCAGATCATGCATTTCAGAAGGAACAATTATCGAAGACACTCTTTTAATGGGAGCAGATTATTATGAA ACAAATGATGACAAATTGCTTCTGTATGCAAAGGGTAGTGTTCCAATTGGCATCGGCAAGAACTGTCACATAAAAAAAGCTATTATTGATAAGAATGCTCGTATAGGAGACAATGTGAAG ATCATCAATATTGACAATATTCAAGAAGCAGCGAGGGAGTCAGACGGATACTTTATTAAGAGCGGAATTGTTACCGTTATTAGGGATGCAGTAATTCCCAATGGTACCATCATCTAA
- the LOC101263286 gene encoding ras-related protein RABB1c, with amino-acid sequence MSYAYLFKYIIIGDTGVGKSCLLLQFTDKRFQPVHDLTIGVEFGARMITIDNKPIKLQIWDTAGQESFRSITRSYYRGAAGALLVYDITRRETFNHLASWLEDARQHANANMSIMLIGNKCDLAHRRAVSTEEGEQFAKENGLIFMEASAKTAQNVEEAFIKTASTIYKKIQDGVFDVSNESYGIKVGYGGIPGPSGGRDGAASQGGACCS; translated from the exons ATGTCGTATGCTTATCTTTTCAAGTATATAATCATCGGAGATACAg GAGTCGGAAAATCCTGTCTTCTCCTGCAATTTACGGACAAACGATTTCAACCGGTCCATGACTTGACCATTGGGGTTGAATTTGGGGCTAGAATGATCACAATAGACAACAAACCAATAAAACTACAGATCTGGGACACG GCTGGCCAAGAATCATTCAGATCTATCACGAGGTCATACTACAGAGGTGCTGCCGGGGCACTACTTGTTTACGATATTACCAG GAGGGAAACATTTAATCACCTTGCTAGTTGGCTGGAAGATGCAAGGCAGCACGCAAATGCAAACATGAGTATAATGCTGATTGGAAATAAGTGTGATCTTGCTCACAGAAGAGCTGTAAGCACAGAGGAAGGCGAGCAGTTTGCCAAGGAAAATGGGTTGATATTTATGGAAGCCTCTGCTAAAACAGCTCAGAATGTCGAAGAG GCTTTTATAAAAACAGCTTCCACGATCTATAAGAAAATACAGGATGGAGTGTTTGATGTATCAAACGAG TCGTATGGAATAAAAGTTGGGTATGGAGGAATTCCCGGGCCATCAGGCGGACGAGATGGAGCTGCTTCTCAAGGAGGAGCTTGTTGCAGTTGA